One stretch of Cohnella algarum DNA includes these proteins:
- a CDS encoding diguanylate cyclase yields the protein MNERTNGCRQHENFPGALLLQKYQESLLQSIHRQIESWLESETAIASEDLHRFLHSVKGTAGTIAMNELSETAGRLWDEAAAGKGHWKAEELRSFLYPLMKIAYEFNYGMEPFSDAFFLKEKDIPLEQPLILVLDDDVTLLRYLKDELERRHYFVVATVSPDQAIRYFHDLAPDCFILDLLIPEKNGFEVMETLQGCFRLKFVPTTVISIDRAKETRLKAFRFGADDFLEKPIDMDDLLARLERQLRRKRHLDRLLFVDELTGAYNRKYLSDAYRRVCLEKNRSSSNFSLAVIDLDHFKKVNDRFGHLVGDRVLAGFSEFVRSNIRSFDSLIRFGGEEFVLLLPHTAESEAVKLVDRLRDGFAKLDFGLRKELAGMTFSAGVAEIADADPELFDRWLEAADFALYQAKERGRNRTEVWSADAFASWDNRKLHIAVVDDDAIIRSLLIEFLKESLGKEVQIDAKAFRDGNAFLEDPRHADKLPYLVVLDGMMPGMDGLEVLKRIRSRPESDQYSVIMLTGRSGEEDVARALRLGADDYLTKPFRMKELETRIRRLIDRIR from the coding sequence ATGAACGAACGAACGAACGGCTGCAGGCAGCATGAGAACTTCCCGGGGGCGTTATTGTTGCAAAAATATCAGGAATCCTTGCTTCAAAGCATTCATCGTCAAATCGAGTCGTGGCTCGAATCGGAGACGGCGATCGCGAGCGAAGACCTTCATCGCTTTCTCCATTCCGTCAAAGGGACGGCGGGAACGATCGCCATGAACGAGTTGTCGGAAACGGCCGGACGCCTGTGGGACGAAGCGGCGGCGGGCAAAGGGCATTGGAAAGCCGAGGAGCTGCGCTCTTTTTTGTATCCGCTTATGAAGATCGCCTACGAGTTCAATTACGGCATGGAGCCGTTTTCGGACGCTTTTTTCCTGAAGGAAAAAGATATCCCGCTGGAGCAGCCCCTCATTCTTGTCTTGGACGATGACGTCACGCTCCTGCGGTACTTGAAGGACGAGCTCGAACGGAGGCATTATTTTGTCGTCGCCACCGTCAGCCCGGACCAGGCCATTCGCTACTTCCACGACCTGGCTCCGGATTGCTTCATTCTCGATTTGCTCATTCCGGAGAAGAACGGGTTCGAAGTGATGGAGACGCTCCAGGGCTGCTTTCGCCTCAAATTCGTCCCGACGACGGTCATCAGCATCGACCGGGCGAAAGAGACGAGATTGAAAGCGTTTCGGTTCGGGGCCGACGATTTTTTGGAAAAGCCGATCGATATGGACGATTTGCTGGCCAGACTGGAACGACAGCTGCGGCGCAAACGGCATTTGGACCGGCTGCTTTTCGTGGACGAGCTGACCGGGGCCTACAACCGGAAATATTTGTCGGACGCTTACCGGCGGGTCTGTTTGGAAAAAAACCGGTCCTCCTCCAATTTCTCGCTCGCGGTCATCGACCTGGATCACTTCAAAAAAGTCAACGACCGGTTCGGCCATCTTGTCGGCGACAGAGTGCTTGCCGGCTTTTCGGAATTCGTTCGGTCCAACATCCGGTCGTTCGATTCCCTCATTCGTTTCGGAGGAGAGGAGTTTGTTCTGCTGCTGCCGCATACCGCCGAGTCCGAGGCGGTAAAGCTGGTGGATCGGCTGCGCGACGGATTCGCCAAGCTGGATTTCGGGCTGCGCAAGGAGCTTGCCGGGATGACCTTTTCCGCCGGAGTGGCGGAAATCGCCGATGCCGATCCCGAGCTGTTCGACCGATGGCTCGAAGCGGCGGATTTCGCCTTGTACCAGGCCAAGGAACGGGGGCGAAACCGCACCGAAGTCTGGAGCGCCGATGCTTTCGCGTCCTGGGACAACCGCAAGCTCCATATTGCGGTCGTCGACGACGACGCCATCATCCGTTCTTTGCTGATCGAGTTTTTGAAGGAATCGTTAGGCAAGGAAGTCCAGATCGACGCGAAGGCATTTCGGGACGGAAATGCGTTTCTGGAGGATCCGCGCCACGCCGACAAGCTCCCTTATTTGGTCGTTCTCGACGGGATGATGCCCGGCATGGACGGGCTGGAGGTGCTTAAGCGAATCCGTTCCCGGCCGGAATCCGACCAATATTCGGTCATCATGCTGACCGGAAGGTCCGGGGAGGAAGATGTCGCGCGGGCGCTTCGGCTCGGGGCGGACGATTATTTGACGAAACCGTTCCGGATGAAAGAGCTGGAAACGAGAATCCGGCGGCTGATCGACCGAATTCGATGA
- a CDS encoding response regulator, which yields MAKLLLAEDEAVLRMLICDTLEDDGHEIDVACDGEEALDKIRRSEYDLVILDYMMPKYSGLDVIRQVRQWPERKNVKILMLSAKSQNADRERTSAAGANDFMSKPFSPLELSRKIGEMLHEA from the coding sequence TTGGCTAAACTGCTGCTCGCCGAAGACGAAGCGGTGCTGCGCATGCTCATCTGCGACACGCTTGAGGACGACGGCCACGAAATCGATGTCGCTTGCGACGGGGAGGAGGCGCTGGACAAAATCAGGCGGTCGGAGTACGACCTTGTGATTCTCGATTACATGATGCCGAAATACTCGGGGCTGGATGTCATCCGCCAAGTGAGACAATGGCCGGAACGGAAGAACGTCAAAATTTTGATGCTGTCGGCCAAAAGCCAGAACGCGGACCGGGAGCGCACCTCGGCCGCCGGAGCGAACGATTTTATGTCCAAGCCGTTCAGTCCCCTGGAGCTTTCCCGCAAAATCGGGGAGATGCTGCATGAGGCATAA
- a CDS encoding ATP-binding protein, protein MRHKAQIFRKSITWRLVGMMVLLMTLFFGGLAFMSWDENRSMNEFQNEADRLAVQQRLVSELAQHINGILYNSRGYFVNLNVRDYSKIYAGKEGLEETLAAFGQLRLEPEVRRWVESADAFFRSYFDVILPQALELSSENDYESLRELTGQTLDSEAGNLISESFAVQQKNQADLEQAQAMLDRHLAGQFPRLALYSAALLLIAFLVVFKTAKDISRPISKLSATANRFYVGSLEKFPYTSRSDEIGGLARSLETMTQQIQSKEEELLAQNEELQAQQDELQMQQEELTEALFRMEDNEKYLKKRNRLVQSLAITLNRDEMLRSIVRHMAEILEADKGIIVLLGANRDYASFGLSDEEAERFLRACDEGHLARLLETKLPYHVQRTASLGERGYHSETMQASDLYIPILDGDGAVVACIVLTRSGKTFTVKETDEAEGFAIQISLSLDKLNMYEHAENQRRLTQNMLDTIQEAIQMLDGDGATIQVNSNWFQMFGVEARPEFEMDLEAFYELVKPLVKHPEPLIRFIDGIVRNRDDKELDLLYEMTSPVRRYIHMYFEPLYQGRKRLGALLVHRDVTREYEADQLKSEFVSTVSHELRTPLASVLGFAELLLHKQLAPERQKKYIHTIHQEANRLTALINDFLDLQRMESGKMAYEFRTLSLAKLIGETIDLHKINAPRHRFVFEDLSGGAKVKADEGKLKQVLMNIIGNAVKYSPEGGTIAVSAAAADDFLRVEIADEGLGIPEEALPMLFQKFYRVDNTDRREIGGTGLGLAIVKEIMAIHGGDVQVASEYGRGSTFTLLLPIAGGGPAAGYSAENSEKTASVYIAEDDENLSVLLSEELTGNGYAVTTFASGEEAIAAMEISPPDALVLDLMFKSGIGGLEVIERMKRDDRLKDVPILISSAFEEEARAAELGAKGYLVKPYRPNKLSEELMRLLESERGNGHIWLPDRE, encoded by the coding sequence ATGAGGCATAAGGCGCAAATTTTTCGCAAAAGCATTACCTGGCGGCTGGTAGGCATGATGGTTTTGCTGATGACGCTGTTTTTCGGCGGGCTGGCGTTCATGAGCTGGGACGAGAACCGGAGCATGAACGAGTTCCAGAACGAGGCCGACCGGCTGGCCGTTCAGCAAAGGCTCGTATCCGAGCTGGCGCAGCATATCAATGGCATTTTGTATAACTCGAGAGGATATTTCGTTAACCTGAACGTACGGGATTACTCGAAAATTTATGCCGGAAAGGAAGGCCTGGAGGAAACCCTTGCGGCATTCGGGCAGCTGCGGCTGGAGCCGGAGGTCCGCCGGTGGGTGGAGTCCGCCGACGCTTTTTTCCGCAGCTATTTCGATGTCATATTGCCGCAAGCGCTCGAGCTTTCCAGCGAGAACGATTACGAATCCCTTCGGGAATTGACCGGCCAAACGCTCGATTCCGAAGCCGGCAATCTCATTTCGGAGTCGTTCGCGGTGCAGCAGAAAAACCAGGCCGACCTGGAACAGGCGCAAGCCATGCTCGACCGGCATCTTGCGGGGCAGTTTCCGCGGCTGGCCCTCTACTCGGCGGCGCTGCTCCTTATCGCCTTTTTGGTCGTGTTCAAAACCGCGAAGGACATCAGCCGGCCGATCAGCAAGCTTTCGGCGACCGCGAACCGCTTCTACGTCGGCAGTCTGGAAAAGTTCCCGTACACGTCGCGCTCCGACGAAATCGGGGGCTTGGCCAGATCGCTGGAAACGATGACGCAGCAGATCCAGTCCAAGGAGGAGGAGCTTCTCGCCCAAAACGAGGAGCTTCAGGCGCAGCAGGACGAACTGCAGATGCAGCAGGAGGAGCTGACCGAAGCGCTGTTCCGGATGGAGGATAACGAAAAGTATTTGAAAAAGCGCAACCGGCTCGTGCAGTCGCTCGCCATCACGCTTAACCGGGATGAAATGCTGCGCAGCATCGTTCGCCATATGGCCGAAATTTTGGAAGCGGACAAAGGGATCATCGTCCTGCTCGGCGCAAACCGGGATTACGCGTCGTTCGGCCTTTCGGACGAGGAGGCGGAACGGTTTTTGCGAGCTTGCGACGAAGGGCATCTCGCCCGCCTGCTGGAGACGAAGCTTCCTTATCACGTCCAGCGCACGGCCTCGCTCGGGGAAAGAGGGTATCATTCGGAAACGATGCAGGCGAGCGATTTGTATATTCCGATCCTGGACGGAGACGGAGCGGTCGTCGCCTGCATCGTGCTGACCCGGTCCGGCAAAACGTTCACGGTGAAAGAAACCGACGAGGCGGAAGGGTTCGCCATCCAGATTTCGCTGTCGCTCGATAAGCTGAACATGTACGAGCATGCGGAAAATCAGAGACGGCTGACGCAAAATATGCTGGACACGATTCAGGAAGCGATTCAAATGCTGGACGGGGACGGCGCGACGATCCAGGTCAATTCGAATTGGTTCCAGATGTTCGGCGTGGAGGCGCGGCCGGAATTCGAAATGGATCTGGAGGCTTTTTACGAACTCGTCAAACCGCTTGTCAAGCACCCGGAACCGCTCATCCGCTTTATCGACGGCATCGTGCGGAACCGGGACGATAAGGAGCTCGACCTCCTTTACGAAATGACGTCCCCGGTCCGCCGGTATATTCATATGTATTTCGAACCCCTTTATCAGGGCCGAAAACGTCTCGGGGCCTTGCTCGTTCATCGGGACGTGACCAGGGAATACGAAGCCGACCAGCTCAAATCGGAGTTTGTCAGCACGGTCAGCCACGAGCTCAGAACCCCGCTGGCGAGCGTGCTCGGATTCGCGGAACTGCTTCTTCACAAGCAGCTTGCGCCGGAAAGGCAGAAGAAGTACATCCATACCATTCATCAGGAAGCGAACCGCCTGACGGCGCTTATCAACGATTTTCTGGATTTGCAGCGAATGGAATCGGGGAAAATGGCCTACGAATTCAGGACGCTGTCCTTGGCGAAGTTGATCGGCGAAACGATCGACCTGCATAAAATCAATGCGCCGCGCCACCGTTTCGTCTTCGAAGATTTGTCCGGCGGGGCGAAGGTGAAGGCGGACGAGGGCAAGCTCAAGCAAGTGCTGATGAACATTATCGGCAATGCGGTAAAATATTCGCCGGAGGGCGGAACGATCGCCGTTTCGGCCGCGGCGGCGGACGACTTTCTGCGCGTGGAAATCGCCGACGAAGGACTCGGCATTCCGGAAGAAGCGCTGCCGATGCTGTTTCAAAAATTTTATCGCGTAGACAATACCGATCGCCGGGAAATCGGGGGCACGGGGCTTGGCCTTGCCATCGTGAAAGAAATAATGGCCATCCACGGCGGGGATGTGCAGGTCGCGTCGGAATACGGGCGCGGCAGCACGTTTACGCTGCTGCTGCCGATTGCGGGCGGCGGGCCAGCGGCGGGATATTCGGCGGAGAATTCGGAAAAAACGGCCTCGGTCTATATTGCGGAGGACGACGAAAATTTGTCCGTGCTGCTTTCCGAGGAGCTGACGGGCAACGGGTACGCCGTGACGACCTTCGCGAGCGGGGAGGAAGCCATTGCGGCGATGGAAATTTCGCCTCCCGATGCGCTTGTGTTGGACCTGATGTTCAAAAGCGGGATTGGCGGCCTGGAGGTCATCGAACGGATGAAGCGGGACGATCGCCTGAAAGACGTGCCGATTCTGATCTCCAGCGCGTTCGAAGAAGAAGCCCGGGCGGCGGAACTGGGGGCGAAAGGCTACCTGGTCAAGCCGTACCGGCCGAACAAGCTTTCGGAGGAGCTGATGAGGCTGCTCGAGTCCGAACGGGGAAACGGCCACATTTGGCTGCCCGATCGGGAATGA
- a CDS encoding DUF2508 domain-containing protein: MAGKKERKQSSAQLAEIAMLTNQIREAEREYAAANYRFDRADGADEVDYAIFAMEAAEKKMSMLLKKAKQLWNAYEKTAEDKRGVGP; the protein is encoded by the coding sequence ATGGCGGGAAAAAAGGAACGGAAGCAAAGCTCGGCCCAATTGGCGGAAATCGCGATGCTGACGAATCAAATTCGGGAAGCGGAGCGGGAGTATGCCGCGGCCAACTATCGGTTCGACCGGGCGGACGGCGCCGACGAGGTCGACTATGCGATATTCGCCATGGAGGCCGCCGAGAAAAAGATGAGCATGCTGCTGAAAAAAGCGAAGCAGCTCTGGAACGCGTATGAAAAAACGGCGGAGGACAAACGGGGGGTCGGACCGTGA
- a CDS encoding pro-sigmaK processing inhibitor BofA family protein, translating into MRIVWLGVLIVSSCSLAFLLLRRKVHGGWFLRFGTHLVLSAFAIYALNFSGWITDWYIPLNPATIGTVAVLGVPGIGLILGLQQILYA; encoded by the coding sequence GTGAGAATCGTTTGGCTTGGCGTGTTGATCGTTTCTTCTTGTTCGCTGGCCTTTCTGCTTCTGCGCCGGAAAGTGCACGGAGGCTGGTTTTTGCGTTTCGGCACCCACCTCGTTCTTTCGGCGTTCGCGATTTACGCTTTGAACTTTTCCGGCTGGATCACCGACTGGTACATCCCGTTGAATCCGGCCACGATCGGAACCGTCGCGGTGCTCGGAGTGCCGGGGATCGGGCTTATTCTGGGCCTTCAGCAAATTCTTTATGCATAA